The genomic window GGGTGAAGCACAGGACGAAGTttaagaaatttcgaaattttgcaattaCAAAACGCTTATCAAGACAAGATGCCAGCAGATGATTTACTATTTGTGTAGTTTATTTGCCTTGAGGATTCTCGGTTTGCACTCAATATATATGAAATACCGTATTGCCTCcataaatattcattattcTCACGCACTGCTGGCGTAAATGCATGTAGgctcgaaaaatcgattctgtgCTCGAATGCAAGATGTTAACACTGAGATAATTTCTGTTGGCTGAGACGAAAATTAATGGTTCTAAGCTATGATTTTCGGAATTATTTTGTTCAGATATATAATGGATGCAAAGTAATACCTGAACGCTTTGAAGATGAAAGAAAATCTGTTAATATTTATACACagttaacggttgtttgtaataCATAAAACTAATCGAGGTAGATATAGAGatattcgtatacatatataaataatcaggattAATAGACGAGTGGAAATTCGAAAGATTCTTTAGAAGACTCTGTGTAGTGAACCgctatgaaaaatttcttcaaaaattttattccagCGCTGGATACAtattcccatacaagaacttgaatttgatcgtttgtatggtagctattaGCCATAATGACTCGATCTGaatattttttcggatattgcCTTACACAATAGCTCATtcgaaatttcgtgaatatatctcgcCAATTAAAAAGTTGACCATAAGagcacttgattctgatcgttcagtttgcatggcagctatatgctatagtggtccaatatcagATTCCATCAAAAGAGCGGCTTCTTGGAGAGGAAAGAATATGTGCAAaacttgatatcaatatcataataactaaaaaactggagaatggagtcatgtgtagaagttcaggcAAGTGAGGAAAGATCTCTGCgggccatttacttgggagtggccagaaacgattattttacatatggctcaagcttACCCCCACGGGTTCATcgtactctcagagctggaatgttctCATCCGTTCGGACGACAaaacccagccagcgtagcccctGTCTCCTAATTCGATGAACTATGCCAatgacgtcgtatatctcgtacagctccaACAGcgttccattgactgcggtattcgccgttgccaatgtgcaaaAGAACCagaaatcttccgcagaacctttccctcAAACACTCCTAGGGCCGACTCGTcggatgatgtcattgtccatgcccctgcaccatatagcaaaacggggatgatgagtgacttgcagaatttggtctttcttcgtcgagagaagactatacttctcaattgtctactcagtcagAAGAAGCgtttgttggcaagagttattctgcgttggatttcgaggctgacgtagttgttggtgttaatgctggctCCAAGTTAGACAAAATGATCAccaactttgaagttatgactgtcaacagtgatgtgggacGAGTGCGACGAATGTTTGGTTGTCCgacctggagaaagcaaaactaacagcgcggttgtTATGGACAATGATGTCGATATCATCGACGTACGCCAGCAATTGTACAATCTTGTAGAATATTTTATCTTCTCTATtcaacctcgtttggtatcgaacggctcggagaagtacTAACTTTGTGGGGACATAGTGGCATAAAGATAGCTCTTTCTCGTGCTGTCAAAAGAAGATctaaatcgatgaagaggtggtgtgtctcAGGCTGATGCATACTCCTTAacagttcttcgccgtcgtaTTTTAATACCGGCACTCGAAGTgcaaaccaattaaaaaaaaccataaattcggtttggaaaattatttttatttattttaaagtacaaaatgtgtgaaaataatcatgaatacaggaccaattcacttttgctcgatattaccaccttttgccttaactgtagccttgagacggtcaaataacgaatcgcaagctgcccgaatgtgacttgtcggtattttggcccactcaaggacaatggctttctttggcatctcgagactggtgtattttttacttcggaccttgctctccaaaatggcccagagagaataatccattggattcgcatctggtgaattcgagagccattgtgtggtcgtaatgaagttcggaacgttgtttttcagccattcttggttcactcgcgctttgtgagacggtgctgagtcttgttgaaacgtccatggtttgcgaccgaaatgtttgtttgcccacgacttcaaagcagcctccagaccactttcccgataatagtatgtcgcattttctttgacgccaggctcgatgaaaacaattggagagcgcccatctgcggtgacagcggcacaaaccattatttgtggcgggtgctgcctcttggtggccaaccgatgacttagattctcgtatgaacggtcggtcaagtaaaccctgtCGTTTtaagagtttacgaattgctcaatgtTCGGAATtcgaccgctttcggccaagcgaagcaactgcttcactctctcaagtcttacttgttgctgctttggtgtgagatcatgggttTTCTGGAGCTTGTAAGGCTTGACTCTTACTTTTACAGTATTCCTGTGTACATTCTTTGTGATTTTGAGAATTTGAGGAAAAAATTAAGGCACATGTGCTCAAATCTTTAAAGATCCAAtgagttaatttaaatcattaaaaccaactatctatatataaactgaaaattccttattttttccaatttcacTACCATCTCGTCTCATAACGAATCTATATAAcacattttcttattaaattcgaaaaaattgaagATTATGTTATTGTCCATAATTTTACCGTAAATTAATTGGTTATTACTTAATCAATACCACCAGTAAATATGAAATTCAGAGCCTGACGGACGATGATGCACGAATGTTATTTCACAGAGTTGCCATGTTAAAATTTGATGCCAACAATGTGCACAATACTCATTCCTGAACTCAGAAACTCGTAAAAACGACAACTGCTGTTGATGGACGACAAAGTAATCACACCGAAACACTGATGACTGAGTTACTCTCACCCACAATCAACACATAAAGCAAATTTATACGGTAAATTAGTGCGAGTGCGGCGGTGAGAGTCGGAAAATTTAACGCGTTTATTTTAAGTATAAGCTTTTGAAGAAAGCGAACTTGTTTAATTTGTGTTGGGAAAAAATTGCCAAAGAAGGGTCCACTCAGCCAATGTTGACCCCAGGTACACATTATATGCGCAAATAACGGCTGCTCCTGTGGGTGTGCAAATGTGTCAGCAGTGGTGTTGGTGTCGGCGAGCAGACTTCGGTCATAAAAAATGCGGGATTTTAACGCTAAATTGAGTTAAGTTTAATTGTTGCGCTGCCATGAAACCGTAAATGAACCCTCGAAATAAATGAGACGCAATAAGGAATTGAATTGAGGTTGGAGTGGCGATGAGAGTTTAGGTTTTATAAATGATTAACGGCACGTTTTTCATTGAGACTTGAATAAAGCTATTCATTGCCATTGAAGATTACAATGTGCGGCAGAGGGTTTGGTGGAACTTGATTTATTGACATAAACATAGTAAGTGACAATACTTTGAAAAAGCAATTCGGAAGTAGAAAGGCAACTGGGAGTCGCTTTGTATATACTCGACGTAATTTACAAAGTGATTAAAGTAAACTTTACCCAGCCCTCTTGCAAATAATGACATCGTGATTTAGTAGTCAAAAAGTACTACTTCAATACACAACTCAACCAAGTTGATCAAATCGTTCGGGATCTAACACCCCTTTCCTTATGAAAACTTAAGTTTCGTCAGATCAGATCACTGAGGtttatagctgccgtacaaactgaacgcgcAAAGTCAAGACCCTGtacagaaaactttttcattctcACGAAATATTGGATTGGGTAACTGACTAAAGTtgatcgttcaaaatcaagtgcttgcaaTTAAAACTTGAACCTGTGAAGGGTTTATCAAAGCTTCCGTGCAGccgaacgttttttcttgttccatTAATTCCAAAGAATCAGGAAATCAACAAGCGTAAAAATACTACCATCGATAAATGTACACCTCTGAAAGAAGTGTTAAGAGTAAGTAAAAGGAAAAAGTGTCCCAACtcttaaaaagtaattaaattaaacttgaTTTATCACTTAAAGTGCAATTTAGgcgaatggaaattaaaaacaGACACTGTGAATAAATTGAGAGAAATAGATAAAAGCACAGGCTACAaaaaatgcatatgtacatacgagggttgccttttatattttggtattacagaaaaaaacaaatattaatcatgAAAAATCGcttaattgtttttgaaaatattttgcattagttgttgtaaaatgttaacgactgaattaaattttttgatgaatGTTTCAAGTTACTGTAAGTAACACAAACAGCGCTTGTTCGCCAAAACATTCCGAGTATTCTCCATTAGTTGTTGTAAAATGTTAACGATTGAATTACAtattttggccgagatgaatgtTTCAAGTTACTGTAAGTAACACAAATAGCGCTTGTTCGCCAAAACATTCCGAGTATGTGTAACATAATAAAGTCAATTGACAATAAAAACGatagttgccagattgcaacactagcgTTACCAAATCCCacaatataaaaggcaacctacgtacgTATATCTATACCGAAAGCAACAGCACTTGAAATCAATCGAAGTTAGAAAATTTCCACATTTCCCAAAAGTGGCACTTTCAAGTACTTATTTATTGAAACAGAAATCATAGGTCTGAACTAAGACAGATTGATAGATAGATTGAAGGAGGGAAAGAGACAAAGATGGCGTGTAAACACAATGCGCATTACTCCCATCTGCCCACCACAATGCTCTCGCCAAACCATTTCCGATTtgtcaattgaaattttttccaaagcaTGCACGAGTGCACggaataaatcaataaatgtttatatacaaatctataacaaaaatgtgtgatccattaaaatttttaaattataaaacagAGAAACTCTAATGACACTTAAGGCACAGCAATTAAGAAATCACACTCGATTGTTAAGCAATGCTGAAGGTTGAAGGCTGAAGGGATCGAAGGTATCAAAATCTAATTCGTTCAAATTGATACTTTAGATATTGAAGTCAGATTGCCGTAAATAAGTTAATAatgcttttgtaatatttgtgtGACTTTTTTCACACAATCCAATCCAACAAAGGTTCAAATGATGTTTTTAACGGAAATCAGTTTAAGTACTTTAGGTTTGAATAGTATAATGGAAATGTTCAAATATAGAGGGAAAAGCATAAGCAGATTTCTAATGGAAATTTAGTGGTTTGTGTAAATTAGAGTTGTgggaaattattaaagaaaactaAGCTTAAGTGATATATACGACTGTCATCCGACCAATTGTGGTGGCCGCATTCGAAGAGcaataaaatatcagaaaattaaatggCACACAGAAGGAAACCTATGCAGAGGTTGCCAGGGTTGCTACGTTAAGCCTGACTAATACGTTTAATATGCTCCTGCGTCAACTGCTCATAGAAGTTTTTATGCGGAGGGTAGAAACATTTTCTGCTATAAGAAGCAAGGAGATAGGTAGTTGGAACAGGAAAAGTTATGGAGAGAGCGATCCTCTGAACCAGGTAGTTTGAGTAAGAACAGTTATGGGGATAGCGATATTCCGAGTCAcctaaaaataaatctaaataagCCAGACTAAATTCTCTTAAGACTGGATTTCAATAGTGACTTCCAGGTGTGAACATCTCTAGACGTGAACGGAGAAGTGGTTTGGTAGGGGAGGATAATGTTACAtcaatctataccgacgggtccacaATGGACAGCATGGTAAAGAAGGAGGGATCTTGATATCCCTCTTTTTCTCTTTCCATGTACCAAAGCAGCTAgtatcttccaagcggaagtacgAGGGCTGTCTGATAAATAACCGACCTCAACGTGAAGCTAGCGGCACatctgaaaaaaagtttctactTCAAATTGTGCATATTATAATAGCTACTCgccaaaatttcagaaatttatctTGCGCAATTATCTGTTGACAGTCGTTTTTGTGAGTCTATTTCGGTGATTTCcccaaaatggaaaaaattgaatatcgagctgtaattaaatttttatttttgaaaggcaATACGccttcacaaattaaagatgAGTTGGACTCTGTGTATGGTGACTCTGCACCATCGTTTACCACTGTAAAATTTTGGgcagctgaatttaaacgtggtcgcaGGAGCTTGGAAGATGATGAACGTCCTGGGCGTCCAAAAACTGTAACCACTAACGATAACATCGCTAAAGTTCATCAATTGGTACTAGACGACCGCCGGATTAAAGTTAGGGAAATAGCTGAGATTATGAAGATGTCAAAAGAACGTGTTTGTCACATATTAAACCAAGATTTGGGCATGAGAAAGCTGTCCGCGCGTTGGGTGCCGGGTTTGCTTACGCTAGACCACAAACTTGCGCGCATGAACATTTCCAGCGCTCTATTTGGAAGGGTTGCAGAGCTGGGAGCATCACTGGGAGAAGTGTGTGGAGTTTCAAGGAGactatgtagaaaaaaaaaaaaaaattgaaaaagtcgcgTGCATCATGGTTAGGTCGGTTATTTATCAGACAGCCCTCGTATAAGGCATACTGAATAACTACGGGAGAATTCATAAAGCTAATTCCAGAGTAGTCAACAAATATAGGaaggctttaagctcactggcaGCTCAATTGCATTTGTTCATAACTTGGATTACAGATCACAGGAATATTTTCTGGAACGAAAACGCACACGAGTTGGCAAAGTGAAAAGTTTTTCTACTGAAAAAGAATTTGTAAACAGATTATTAAAACATAAAGttgagaaaattattaaatagatTTTGACCGTCTTTTTTACAGTTGTAGTTGTAGAGGAAACGGTAAATACTTAGTCCCACAGCCCTAGATTAATATTAGTGTATTTGCGAATATCAAacctatatataatatatacagtaTTCTTTGTGACCCTTAACtaatttctatggaaaattttaaaatcgtaAGTGTCGGTCAATGTATGAAATAACAATTCAAGttcagacagaatccttttctgacTATACTAAACTCAGTGAATCAAAAATGGGTTGTCAAGACTTTCCGAGCACCCGagcttagcccttctttacttgttgaATTTTGAAAGTTACATGCTATTATTAAAAGAGCAACCAAAGGTTGAAATAGAGTGATTTAGTTTAGAATACCTTAGACCAATTAAAAACGTCACATTGATCTTCGTATGTGGGTACATATCAGCTGTATGTGTCAGCGGCAGTTAATCTAGATTCTGCCACAAACTTTAAACGACAGTAAACGATGAGACACGACTTCAACCACTACGAAACTGTGTGGCTATGAAGATAATGAATAGTAAATTGAAACAAAGTAaatggaataataa from Bactrocera tryoni isolate S06 chromosome 5, CSIRO_BtryS06_freeze2, whole genome shotgun sequence includes these protein-coding regions:
- the LOC120777169 gene encoding protein GVQW3-like, with the protein product MEKIEYRAVIKFLFLKGNTPSQIKDELDSVYGDSAPSFTTVKFWAAEFKRGRRSLEDDERPGRPKTVTTNDNIAKVHQLVLDDRRIKVREIAEIMKMSKERVCHILNQDLGMRKLSARWVPGLLTLDHKLARMNISSALFGRVAELGASLGEPPVKGTTHEHCTIVAAIAHATSDSNAFMGDCVAYFIAALTVAYT